The Desulfatiglans sp. genome segment AAAGGGAATAGTTATCGTCTTAGAAAGAATAATGAAAAGGAGGCAATAAAATCAGATCAAATTGAAATGTAAAGTGGCTCAGTTTTCACGACCGAAAATGGCTCACTTTTTAACGACCATTGACACCACTCTCTTGCCAGATCGGAGTTGAGTGCATCATTGGAACAATTGGTGTTGGCAAGTATCAATAATTATAAACCGTCTGGCAGGTTTATGTAAGGGGTTTGACGGACGCTCCGCTCGTGAAAAAGATAATATCAATTAGAGGAGATAAGTATGCCAGATAAAAAGAAAGTATCACTATCAGAAAAAAACAGTCGTATATTAATGATTGAAATGAATAAAATTATTGAAAGAATTGCGGATGAGAAAACAAAATACATTATTTCAGGGAAGATACAAACATCATTAGCATATCCACCCAATAATGGCTTTAATACAAAAGAATCAGCTTTTATTCAAAAATTAATCACAAATGATGAAGATGGATTAAATGCTCTAAGAAAAATACTGGCAGATTCAATTGCATGCGGTGTCTTCGATTTATTTAATTTAATAGATGGTACTGCTGATCCTGAACTGGATTCATGGGAAAAGGATGGAATCTCGTTAATAGATAAAGATGGTTCAATCGAAGATAATAACGAAATGCTTCATGACTCTTTATTTGAAAAATACTGGGATTGGCAAGAGATGAGAAATGAAGATTGGAAGTTAGATACAATTGAAGAATGAAGATGCCGGACAACACGCTCAACAATGACAAGCTGCTATCTTGCCGAATCAATCTTAATAGATTTCTAATAGTCAGTGCTTCAATAACCTTTAAATGGCAAGCGCCGCTTGCATATTAGCTACAATGTTATACATGACAGTTCATAGTGTCGTTTAAAAAAAGGAGGAATAAAAAAATGAAGATCAAGATGTTTTCCACTATTCTCTATGGCAAGGTAAAACCATTTTCTATGCGATTGAGTGAACCACTGCATACCGAATTGGAAAATGATATTCAAGAGTGGCTTACTCAAAACCCAAATATTAAAATCCATGATATAAAACAATCTATGTCTGGAGGGAGCTTTCATGCTGCCCCTAAAGTAATTGTCTCAATGTTTTATGAATAAGGCGGTAGTATTGTAACAATAAGCGTGAATTATTTCAATGTTAACAGTATTCTTTATTGAGCGTAACTTTTAGATTGGTAAAAAGAGGAAAGAAACGTATGGGCTTAAAAGAAGAGATTAAAGAAAAGGCAAAGGCATTTGGATTTGATTTGTGCGGGGTGTCTGACCTGTTGGAGATTCAAAAGGCTGAGAATCCACCGCATCGCGGACTTAGAAAACCTCTGGAGGTGATGCCTGAGGCTAAATCACTTATCATCCTTGGCTTTGTAGTATGGGATGAAAGTTTTAACTTGGTGATTTTGTCTGTACCGACATCTGAAAAAAAGCAGATTGATATCTATGGTTTCTACAATGATATTATGGAGACACGGGCATGGAGACTGAGCAACTGGCTACAAAAGGAAAAGGGCATTAACTCGATCCCTACCCTTGAAATACAGTTAAAACCGGCAGCCATGTTAGCGGGCTTGGGATTCATCGGACATAACACCCTGCTTATTACTCCTGAATATGGTCCCAGGGTAAGGTGGATCGCATTGCTTGTGGACACAGAATTAGACCCTGATGAGCCTTTTGAAAGGGACCTCTGCGCTGAACAACCTTTATGCCGGAATAAAGAACTCTGCGTAAAGGCATGCCCGTTCCAGGCGATTATTCCCGGCCCTTCACAGGGTGTGCCACCAGGTGAGAAGGTGAAGGTATTTGACTGTGTAATTTTGCATCAGGCCGATAAAGAGCTTGAAGAGAAATGGGAGAAATACATTCGTCGTACAACTGAGCGGGGATTTATGGAGTGCACCAGATGCAATGTTGTTTGCCCCTATGGCAAACCTGTTGATGATAAGATCATCCCGGAAAAAAGGGGAGTATCAAATCATGTCCAAAGTTGAGGTAAATACCCATGCTCCTGATTTCATACTGCCTGATTTCAGGGGTAACAGTGTAAGGCTTTCAGATTTTGCCGGACGTAAAAATGTGCTGGTAGTATTTAACCGCGGGTTTGTCTGACCATTCTGCCGCAGGCATCTGGTACAGTTGCGTCAGGACTACCAGCAGTTTGTAAAACTGGATACAGAGATTATAGTTATCGGTCCTGAAGAGGCAGAATCATTTGAAAAGAACTGGATAAAGGAAGCGCTGCCATTTATCGGGTTACCTGATCCGGAACATAAAGTGTTGAATTTGTATGGACAGGAGTTTAACCTGTTCAAGCTGGGCAGAATGCCTGCCCAGATGCTTATTGATAAGACCGGTATGCTCAGGTATGTGCATTACGGCCATTCGATGGCGGACATTCCTTCGAATGAAGAAATTATAAAACTTATAGAACAATAGTTACTTGCCCCTCATCCTTTTTGAAAGCATTGAAAGAAGGGATATAACATCATCGGACCCTTTCTCTGTCATTGTCCCCATACCGCAGGCAGGTGTTAGAATAGATGCGGCATAAACAAGCTCTTTAGTAAGCCCCAGGCTAATAAGCCTGCTAAGCCCGGAAACAAGCCTTTCATAAAGCTCATAGATATCCGCCCTCCCTGCAAAATCACCTGTCGGGACAATACCCCAGGCAATGGCACCTCCCTTACTGATAAACCGTTTAAGGTGGTCAGGATAAGGAAAGAGAGATTCCTGAAATGAATATGCGTCAAGATTTATTATGTCAACCCCTGAATCCATAATCATGGGCCACTCTGTACTGCCGCAGCAGTGTATACCGATAATGGCCTCTGATCTTTGCTTCAGATAATCAATAACCTCTTTTAAAATCCCTGCGATCTCATGACGCCCTATGGGTAACAAGTCTGACCCTAAGCATGAAAGATATGGCTCATCAAGAAATATGATGGGCCGCTTCCCTGTCTTTTCAAGCGCCCGCACCTGCCACAGTGCCTTTATGGCAAGCCCCTTGGCATAAGTTTTTAGGAGATCAGGGTAAAAAAGTGCAGACCTTCCATCCTTATCCTTAAAGCCTGCGGCAAAGGTTACAGGGCCTGTTATGTGCCCCTTAATATATTCTCCTTTACCGGGGTTTTCTTTTACAAACTCGATCATACTGTATAGCCCCTCAGCATAGCCAGGGCCTATGGAAAAATATTCCAGGTCATCAGCATGATAATGGCTATAGAATTCAGAGAGGGCCTTTTCTCTATTGTCTGAAGAAAGAGTTACTGCCCCTGTGTTGGTGTTGACCTCAACCAGGGGGAGCCCTTCAGTAAATTGGGCAATCATGTACTCAAGGGGGTTTAGTTTTACAAGCTGGGGCCAGAAGGGAATATCGGGGAGGAGGTGATTAATTTTTCTACATGCATCATAAGCGTTTACCCATGGCACACTCCCTATGCCGGTTGCCTTGAAAAAATAATCAGGCATGATGCCCATTCTATTTGCCCGCTTATGATAAGCTATACAGCGGTTGTTCCGCTGTTAGAAAGGGCACTGATATTTTTGCGCCATGCATCCAGTACTGATATGATCTTTTCTGTTTTATGGCGCCTCTCATTAACAGGCGGAGTCTCTTCCTGTGCATCATTTATATCCGAAAGGGCTGATATCTCCTTAAAATGCGATGCCGCAACCGCATCATCAGGGTTCATCTCTGCAAGCTTCTCATAGATCTCTTTTGCCTCATCAAGCTTTCCCTGATCAAAATATACCTTTGCAAGGGTGGCGGTAATTATCTCGGGCAGCTCCTGTTCCAGCTCCTGTATACCGGAATCCATGAGTTTGTCACCTGACTCTGGTAAAGGGGCCTCATCTTGCAGGCCCAGTTCTTTAAGCTTAAATGCTGCGTCTTTATCTTCAGGGTAAAAAGAAAGAAAATGGCTGAGACATAAAGCAGCATCCTCATTTCGCCCCTGTCGCAGGTATATCTCTGCCTGTAATTTATATGCCGTGGCAAGTCTTTTAATGCCCTCTATAACCTTGGCAGCCTCTTCCTCTGCATCAAGAAGCTGCCCCTCTTCCATGTATGTCTCTGCCAGGATCTTTTTAAAATAAAGGTCATTGGGAAACCTTGAAACGGCCTTGCGGCACTCCCTGATTACCAGGTTTATTTTTCCTTCAGCCTTGAGCAGGGGGAGTAACAAATGAAGGGTCTCCTGCGATGGCGAATTCTCCAGTATTTCATTGATGCTGCTTTCCGGGATATACATGGTTTCCTCTCATAGTTATGAAAAGATTATTTTTTTTCTTCTTCATTGAATTTGTAGATTACTTCATTGTCCTTTAAAAGGCCAAGCTCTCTCCTGGCGGCCGTCTCTATATATTCCCTGTCATACTTGAGCCTCTCTATCTCTACCCTCAACTCCTCATTGGCTGCCTCAAGCCTTTTTATCCTCTCAAGGTATTCCTGCCGCTCCTTTTCCATGGTGACAACCCATCTTATACCCCTATCACCAAATGCAAGCCATGATCCAACCAGGATGATAATTAATATACCCGGTAAAATTATTCTGAAAAAATTTGTTTTAGGACTTTCCAAAGTAGCCATTTCCTGAAAAAGGTTTTACATCAATTCCTTTGACCGCCACCTTGCCGCAATTACAATGGAATTAATCCCTGCGTTCTTTGCTATATCCATTATCTTTACCACATTGCCGTGGCTCACATCCACATCGGCCTGAAGCACAAGGTCAAGCACACCCCGCTCCTTTATCTCTTTAGTTAGTCTTTGTTCAAGGGCGCTTATATCGATCTTTTCCCCTTCAATATAGATGGCCGCATCCTTGTCTACAGTGATGATAACCCTGTTCTCCGCATCCGGGTCTGCTGCCTTTTTAGTTATCTTGGGGAGCTTGATCTGTACACCTGCCGCAATATCATAGTGTGAGGTAACCATGAAAAAGATAAGGAGCAGGAACACAATATCCACAAGGGGCGCAATCCCTATGTTCTCTTCTTCATCCTTTGTTTTCCTGAATCTCATTTTGACTTACGCCCCCTGTTATTCCTTTGTGGTTGCGTTTTCTATTATCTCAATCATCCTTATAGAGCTTTCTTCCATCTCAAATATGAGGGATTCGGCCCTGTTTTTTAAATATCTGTACCCCACAAGCACCGGAATTGCAACACACAGGCCAGCAGCAGTGGTGATCAGTGCCTCTGCAATACCGCCTGCAAGCAGGGCCGGGTTGCCGCTCCCCTGTGAAACCACCTTAAATGTCTTGATCATGCCCGATACAGTGCCTAAGAGCCCTAAAAGCGGGGAGAGGTTTGCAATGGTCGATAACATGCCCACATTCTTTTCAAGGATTACGCTCTCACGGCTGCCCCGATCCTCAATGGCCTCCTTTACAAGCCACATGCCCTTGCTGCTGTTTTTAAGGCCGGCAAGGAATATCTTTGCAATGGATGAATCGCTCTTTTCACAGATATCAAGGGCAGCAGGGATATTCTTTTTTTTGAGCCTGTCCTCCACAAAGGAGACCAGGTCAGCAGGGATAACCGCCTTTTTCCTGAGTATCCATAATCTCTCAATAAAGATCCCGAGCGCAATAATCGAGCACAGGATTATG includes the following:
- a CDS encoding epoxyqueuosine reductase, giving the protein MGLKEEIKEKAKAFGFDLCGVSDLLEIQKAENPPHRGLRKPLEVMPEAKSLIILGFVVWDESFNLVILSVPTSEKKQIDIYGFYNDIMETRAWRLSNWLQKEKGINSIPTLEIQLKPAAMLAGLGFIGHNTLLITPEYGPRVRWIALLVDTELDPDEPFERDLCAEQPLCRNKELCVKACPFQAIIPGPSQGVPPGEKVKVFDCVILHQADKELEEKWEKYIRRTTERGFMECTRCNVVCPYGKPVDDKIIPEKRGVSNHVQS
- a CDS encoding redoxin domain-containing protein, whose amino-acid sequence is MSKVEVNTHAPDFILPDFRGNSVRLSDFAGRKNVLVVFNRGFVUPFCRRHLVQLRQDYQQFVKLDTEIIVIGPEEAESFEKNWIKEALPFIGLPDPEHKVLNLYGQEFNLFKLGRMPAQMLIDKTGMLRYVHYGHSMADIPSNEEIIKLIEQ
- a CDS encoding tetratricopeptide repeat protein: MYIPESSINEILENSPSQETLHLLLPLLKAEGKINLVIRECRKAVSRFPNDLYFKKILAETYMEEGQLLDAEEEAAKVIEGIKRLATAYKLQAEIYLRQGRNEDAALCLSHFLSFYPEDKDAAFKLKELGLQDEAPLPESGDKLMDSGIQELEQELPEIITATLAKVYFDQGKLDEAKEIYEKLAEMNPDDAVAASHFKEISALSDINDAQEETPPVNERRHKTEKIISVLDAWRKNISALSNSGTTAV
- a CDS encoding septum formation initiator family protein, which encodes MESPKTNFFRIILPGILIIILVGSWLAFGDRGIRWVVTMEKERQEYLERIKRLEAANEELRVEIERLKYDREYIETAARRELGLLKDNEVIYKFNEEEKK
- a CDS encoding biopolymer transporter ExbD, which gives rise to MRFRKTKDEEENIGIAPLVDIVFLLLIFFMVTSHYDIAAGVQIKLPKITKKAADPDAENRVIITVDKDAAIYIEGEKIDISALEQRLTKEIKERGVLDLVLQADVDVSHGNVVKIMDIAKNAGINSIVIAARWRSKELM
- a CDS encoding MotA/TolQ/ExbB proton channel family protein, with the translated sequence MIDFIIKGGIVMYPIILCSIIALGIFIERLWILRKKAVIPADLVSFVEDRLKKKNIPAALDICEKSDSSIAKIFLAGLKNSSKGMWLVKEAIEDRGSRESVILEKNVGMLSTIANLSPLLGLLGTVSGMIKTFKVVSQGSGNPALLAGGIAEALITTAAGLCVAIPVLVGYRYLKNRAESLIFEMEESSIRMIEIIENATTKE